Proteins encoded within one genomic window of bacterium:
- a CDS encoding DUF2334 domain-containing protein, translated as MTATDETRRFVVTVDDPGGLIQDLSIFDRVRRFYDAEGAPASFMVVPRGEGGWQLDRQPEWLAALHAAERDGHDCQLHGLDHWNCEFGPYHEIVRWLGGDPEGELRDCTEKFGHLWRREVYVEKLQTALGIFGEAFGRRPLVFRTGALSQTPELYDAMADVGMKYASNLVVDRRGWAYIIEKYDDPGDWDPDVPPHAYYLNDDVINLPIASEYAWYLTEEKIEPHLALAVEDMERIYNQGGVFILVCHVQCVGAEDGLSQKLLHRLIATAREEFGVQFQTLTQLVGDIEAGKVSVLRRL; from the coding sequence ATGACTGCCACAGACGAGACGCGCCGCTTCGTCGTCACCGTGGATGACCCGGGGGGCCTCATCCAGGACCTGAGCATCTTCGACCGCGTGCGGCGGTTCTATGATGCCGAGGGGGCGCCGGCCAGCTTCATGGTCGTGCCGCGCGGCGAGGGGGGCTGGCAGCTCGACAGGCAGCCCGAGTGGCTCGCGGCCCTGCACGCCGCCGAGCGCGACGGGCATGACTGCCAACTGCACGGGCTGGATCACTGGAACTGCGAGTTCGGGCCCTACCACGAGATCGTGCGCTGGCTGGGCGGCGACCCCGAGGGGGAGCTGCGGGACTGCACCGAGAAGTTCGGCCATCTCTGGCGGCGCGAGGTCTATGTCGAGAAGCTGCAGACGGCTCTGGGCATCTTCGGTGAGGCCTTCGGGCGGCGGCCGCTGGTGTTCCGCACCGGGGCGCTGTCGCAGACGCCCGAGCTGTACGACGCCATGGCCGACGTCGGCATGAAGTACGCCTCCAACCTCGTGGTGGACCGGCGTGGCTGGGCGTACATCATCGAGAAGTACGACGACCCCGGCGACTGGGATCCCGACGTTCCCCCACATGCCTACTACCTGAACGACGACGTCATCAACCTCCCCATCGCCAGCGAGTACGCGTGGTACCTGACCGAGGAGAAGATCGAGCCCCACCTGGCGCTGGCGGTCGAGGACATGGAGCGCATCTACAACCAGGGCGGGGTGTTCATCCTGGTCTGCCATGTCCAGTGCGTCGGGGCCGAGGACGGGCTGTCGCAGAAGCTGCTACACCGGCTGATCGCCACGGCGCGGGAGGAGTTCGGGGTGCAGTTCCAGACACTGACACAACTCGTGGGGGACATCGAGGCGGGGAAGGTGTCGGTGTTGCGGAGACTGTAG
- a CDS encoding neutral/alkaline non-lysosomal ceramidase N-terminal domain-containing protein, translating into MPLQAGVATVDITPPVGTPLAGFAARDHGSEGLHDPLYSKALVLDNGVTRVCLITNDLLNLSADLVGRIREQIERETGLPGDHVMVNCSHTHSGPQLKDEGLAAVVARQIAGGAVMAHAALQPARLGASRGPVQVGINRREMRDGQMILGRNPEGPVAPYVDVVRVDDAEGRPLAILFAHAAHAVTRGGDSYLISADYPGRAQAVVQQVHPGAVAMFAQGCSGNINCDAPERTWEDVRRLGTMLAGEVLKVREEIATTDEVKLAALHEPSSLPCQRLPQMAKIEAELADCERKLAEAEASGAENNTNMARAFRDTWVKLKGMKERGEELPPYDFPLQGLRIGDVAVLGLPGEVFVDYQLHANAVSPFRQTLTLGCTNGSGAYIPTAAALDEGGYEVTFTPIWWGRLPFAPEAETVLRDSIERLLQRLHAAG; encoded by the coding sequence ATGCCGCTGCAAGCCGGAGTCGCTACCGTAGACATCACCCCGCCCGTGGGCACGCCGCTGGCGGGCTTTGCCGCGCGGGATCACGGGTCCGAGGGGTTGCACGACCCCCTGTACTCCAAAGCCCTGGTCCTCGACAACGGCGTCACACGCGTGTGCCTCATCACCAATGACCTGCTGAACCTGTCGGCAGACCTGGTCGGGCGCATCCGCGAGCAGATCGAGCGCGAGACGGGCCTCCCGGGCGACCACGTGATGGTCAACTGCAGCCACACGCATTCCGGGCCGCAACTGAAGGACGAGGGCCTGGCGGCCGTCGTCGCGCGGCAGATCGCCGGGGGGGCCGTCATGGCCCACGCGGCGCTGCAGCCGGCGCGCCTCGGCGCGTCGCGCGGGCCGGTGCAGGTGGGCATCAACCGGCGCGAGATGCGGGACGGGCAGATGATCCTGGGGCGCAACCCGGAGGGGCCGGTGGCCCCGTATGTGGATGTGGTGCGGGTGGATGACGCCGAGGGGCGCCCGCTGGCCATCCTTTTCGCCCACGCGGCCCACGCCGTCACCCGTGGCGGCGACAGCTACCTGATCTCGGCCGACTACCCCGGCCGGGCGCAGGCGGTCGTGCAGCAGGTGCATCCCGGCGCGGTCGCCATGTTCGCCCAGGGCTGCAGCGGCAACATCAACTGCGACGCCCCCGAGCGCACCTGGGAGGATGTCCGGCGGCTGGGGACGATGCTGGCGGGCGAAGTGCTCAAGGTGCGCGAGGAGATCGCCACTACCGATGAGGTGAAGTTAGCCGCTCTGCACGAACCGTCGTCGCTGCCATGCCAGCGCCTGCCCCAGATGGCGAAGATCGAGGCGGAGTTGGCCGACTGCGAGCGCAAGCTGGCGGAGGCCGAGGCGAGCGGAGCCGAGAACAACACCAACATGGCGCGGGCCTTCCGCGATACGTGGGTCAAGCTCAAGGGGATGAAGGAGCGCGGGGAAGAGCTGCCGCCGTACGACTTCCCGCTGCAGGGCCTGCGGATCGGCGACGTAGCCGTGCTGGGGCTGCCCGGCGAGGTGTTCGTGGACTACCAACTGCACGCGAACGCCGTCTCGCCGTTCCGTCAGACACTGACGCTGGGCTGCACGAACGGCTCGGGGGCGTACATCCCGACGGCGGCGGCGCTGGACGAGGGGGGTTACGAGGTGACCTTCACCCCGATCTGGTGGGGGCGGCTGCCGTTTGCCCCGGAGGCGGAGACGGTGTTGCGCGACAGCATCGAGCGGCTGCTGCAGCGGCTGCACGCGGCGGGGTAG
- a CDS encoding DegT/DnrJ/EryC1/StrS family aminotransferase, whose protein sequence is MGVDRFDGPELEYLKQVLERGRLSGQNDGFHGKLERAFAEAYGSKFAVAANAAMSLLISAVFAADAGAGDEVLCDPLVQFHAIGALWMNAHPTWADVHPDTWLMDPESARANITPQTKAIVVTNLWGQPAEVDRLRALADEKGIILIEDCAHAAFLPYKGKFAGTWGHIGVYSFCSGKHMTTGDGGMAVTDDEELAAKIRSVTCFGESPPHLATVFRMTEMQAAVGLAQLDNVKGYIEEYQKSYAHLSAAIAGVKWLQPRVIREGCGNSPYIFSFLWRGDEHGLDMMAFQQALFDTGHTWNVGFTQVPAYKYKLFTHPLAYQNKGCPTKNCPYYEGSYEYRDGLCPNAEALLPRLVNHNCMISEETAKEVAEGLRKAIETMERG, encoded by the coding sequence ATGGGCGTAGATCGGTTTGACGGGCCGGAACTGGAGTACCTCAAGCAAGTGCTGGAGCGCGGGCGGCTGTCGGGGCAGAACGACGGCTTCCATGGCAAGCTGGAGCGGGCCTTCGCCGAGGCCTATGGCAGCAAGTTCGCCGTGGCCGCCAATGCCGCCATGTCGCTGCTGATCTCCGCCGTGTTCGCGGCCGATGCCGGCGCCGGCGATGAGGTCCTGTGCGACCCGCTGGTGCAGTTCCACGCCATCGGCGCGCTGTGGATGAACGCCCATCCGACGTGGGCCGATGTGCATCCGGACACGTGGCTGATGGACCCCGAGTCCGCGCGGGCGAACATCACCCCGCAGACGAAGGCCATCGTGGTCACGAACCTGTGGGGCCAGCCGGCCGAGGTGGACAGACTCCGCGCGCTGGCCGATGAGAAGGGCATCATCCTGATCGAGGACTGTGCCCACGCGGCGTTCCTGCCCTACAAGGGCAAGTTCGCGGGCACCTGGGGCCACATCGGCGTGTACAGCTTCTGCTCGGGCAAGCACATGACCACCGGCGACGGCGGCATGGCCGTGACCGACGACGAAGAGCTGGCGGCCAAGATCCGCAGCGTCACGTGCTTCGGCGAGTCCCCGCCGCACCTGGCGACGGTCTTCCGCATGACCGAGATGCAGGCCGCAGTGGGCCTGGCGCAGCTCGACAACGTGAAGGGCTACATCGAGGAGTACCAGAAGTCGTACGCGCATCTGTCGGCGGCCATCGCAGGCGTGAAGTGGCTGCAGCCGCGCGTCATCCGCGAGGGCTGCGGCAACTCGCCGTACATCTTCTCGTTCCTGTGGCGCGGCGACGAGCACGGCCTGGACATGATGGCCTTCCAGCAGGCGCTATTCGACACCGGCCACACCTGGAACGTGGGCTTCACGCAGGTCCCGGCGTACAAGTACAAGCTCTTCACCCACCCGTTGGCCTACCAGAACAAGGGCTGCCCGACCAAGAACTGCCCGTACTACGAGGGCAGCTACGAGTACCGTGACGGCTTGTGCCCGAACGCCGAGGCGCTCCTGCCGCGGCTGGTGAACCACAAC